The segment ATACTCAATTTTACCGTAGGCTGTTTTGGGTTTGAATAGTGTAACTCAATAGTCTTCTGCTCTTTCAAAAAAGAAGGAATAGAATCAGGAGGATAAACAGATAAAGAGTTTTGATCTAAATTAAAAAACCAATTGGCACTACTAATGATGTTCATGCCTATAATCCCCTTTGGAAAATATTGATGTACCACTTGTTCGGGTATAGCCTTTAGAGGAAGATGAGCAAACACAGCATGATCAATCTCTAACGCCCCTACTTTTATCTGAGCGTGCATATAAAGTTTACCTCTTTTCAATCTACCGTTAGCATCAGAAAGTAGTCGGTGTGATACTGTTCGAAACGTAGTATCTAGGCTATCGGCATCAAGGAGTAAAGAATAAACACAGCCCGTATCCCATAGGTACTCATCAGATGAAATTAGATGAATAGAATTGGAGTCGAGAGGTATGGTACAAGGTTGTACAATAGATTTACCCCAATGTGGACTTTTACAAGAATAAAAAAGAAGCAGGGTAAACACCCCCAAAAATGTCAAACAAAAGAATCTTTTATACATAGTTACTCAAATCACCATCTCTAAAATTACTTTATTATCGAATATTTCAAAAGAATGAATACGATAAATATTAAGAAAACCTTTCAAGCCAATGATCTCTTTGAGGTTCAGTTGAATTTCCTTCTTAGCAACATTCCATTGGAGTACATCACTCTTAAATTTCTCTTTCATAAAGAACTTTGTACCCCGAACCACCAGATGTGTCAAGGGATTTATCTTATAGCCGAAAAGCACAGAATAATCGTCAACATGAAGCACATTGATTTTGAAAGTAGTCATATAGCTTACTTTTACTTTATTGAAATCAGAGTACTCAATGTCTATGGATACCTTAAAGTAAGATTGGATAAACTGCTCAAGCTCTGGAATAGTTATTTCTATCTTCATACGTTTCTTTCATCAGTCCTCAGTTCAATATAAGAATAATTAATGAATACTTCTCACGCAAGAGGTATTTAGTGTCCAAGCATAATTACCCCAGTTGCTTTACATACAAAGAATCATTTATAAACGGCTTATTCAATCAGCATCTCTTGCATCAACTTTAATATTTCGGTTACACTTACCTCACCTGAATTCACAGCCTTACTACCCACATTATAAGGGCGATAAACCTCAATAGGGGTAATATTAAATAAAGCCAGAGTAGGAATACGAGAAGCACTTGCTAAGTGCATTACTCCACAATCTGCTGTTAAGAATAAAGCTCCACAAGAGAGAACAGCCGACATTTCACGAAGGTTCTTACTATAATAGCTAGCCGCTTTAAAATCGATTTGAGAGATGTTTTCTTTGGGAAGGACTTCTATTAAGTTGTACTCAGGGAAAGTTTGTTCCAGCTGATTGTAAAACTGTTTCCACCACTCTTTGGTGAAACATTTCTTACCAGTAGCATAGGTATAAAAAAAGAGAGTAGGCTTATTATTCTTTACCAAAGAGCGATAAATCTCTTCACCTCGATGAATCTCTTCTGTACTCAAATTTAAGGAAAGCTCAGGAATGTTTTTGACTTTTTCATTATGGATAATCTGCCTAAAATTATAGACAGGATACTTAGCCATATGCCTATAATCTGGATATTTCTGTTCCAAAGCTGCATCTGATTCACCAAAACTTCGGTAAGTAGCACGGGCAAAAAAAGTGGATAGCCTACCAGATGAAGAATCGGGCATAGTATTTAAAACTAAATCATAATGCTCCTTTCTTATTTTAAACCACGATTTAAGGTACTTATACAGATTCTTAAAGGGCTTTCCTGGAAGCGTTAAAATATGATCTACTTGATTGTAGTTTTTATACAGAATTGAGGCTACTCCACCCCTCACAAATAGATCCACTTTAGCTTGAGGGAATACATCTTCAATCTCTTGTAATAAGGGGGTTATCATGAGTAAATTACCTAGCCTAGAGTTTGGTCGATTAATCAGAATACGAATAGGCTTTCCCGATGCTTGAAGAGCCGATAAATCATTCTTATGTATAGATGTTCCTATATGCTTAGTAAGGGAGTACAATATCTTTTTACGAAGAGCATTTATTTCCTTTTTCATTATAGAGTCCTCTTTTTATAGATAATCACTACAAAATAACAGCTCATTTTTGTAGAAACTCTAAAGAATTAACTGATACAGAGAGTAATACCATTAAACTTCTCTAAAATGACTAAAAATAAGGATATATCTCCTTCTCTGCGTATTTATTTTTTAAATCTCAGACACAAACTTAACTTTATTTCTTCCAATACACTTTACAAAGATGAGGTTATTATATCCATACAATCTTTTTACTAATACTAATGAAAAATAGAATCCTCTTTGATATTCAAATTTTAACTCAAATAAACACATAAATATCAAGTAGTTTACTATATTAAGAACAGATAAAAGAATGAATGTACTTAACCACTTTTTCAGTTTTATCTAACCTTATAAAAACGAATACGATGAATAAGTTATATTCTATTTGTCCCTATTGTGGGTCTAAAAATATACACCTATTATCAAAATCTGTGAGTTCAGCAATGGCAACCTCAGAGCCTATCTTTGAGACTTTAAATCTTGTGCCGTATGCCCACTCAACTATATCTATTCTTAAATGTTATAATTGTGGACATCAGTGTGAGTTAGAAAACAAGAAAACAGAAAGCTACAATACACCTATTCAAAGTTCTATTCATAAAAAGGGTCTAAAAAAAGAGCTTTATGTATGTATGAATTGTGGCAAAGAATCATTGCTAGGAGCAACTCCTTTTTGCACAAGTTGTGGTAAACCTCTTACAGATCAAGAGAAAGTAACTACATCTCCTAAAAGACTAGGACAAGGAGTTCAATTAAACGCTCTTTGGATTACTTTCCTATTTGTCCTTATAGGACTTGTAGTTTTCGCTTATGTGTATTGGATTTATTAATAATTTATTACAGTTATGACAAATGAACAGCTTAACAAGCTAGCCAAACTTCGTCAGTTGGCACGAAAGCACGAACTTAGTTTTTCCGATTTTAAAGAGGAGATTTTTAAGGCTAACCAAGATCAAGAATTTTATTTTCAATTGAATGGAAAAGAGAATATTGATCTTTGTGAATACATCGAGGAATTAAATAAACTAAGACTTTTTTGCCACAAGTAATAAATTTATGACTATAACTCTCTACAAAACAAAACATCCAGTCTTTCTCCTATAACAGAAAAGACTGGATGTTTTTTTATTTATATTTCTTTCTATTAAATCAATCGAACGGCTTCTATTACTTTGGTAAACTCGGTGTCGATAGAATCTTTTACGCCTGTAATAGATATTTGATACCAGCTTCCCTTGTACATAAAGTTGAGTCCTTTCACATAAACATTATTTTGAGGCTCGGGAGCTTCAAGCTGTAGAGTTTCAAATTCTATAGCATTTCTGTCTTGAAACTGGGTAGATTGACAAGTAATCCCCGATTCTTTCAGGCTCTTGAGGTAGTTTTCTGTAAAGGCTGCTTCATCTTCATCGGCTCTGAACACCGTGATATTCAGTATTTCTATCGGTTTGTCGCTAAGCATCATCACATAGGCAGCCTGAAGCTTATTCTTCGTATCCATCCTATTCGTCATGCTGATGAATGTTTTGTCTTGCATCAATTTATAATCGGAACGAATGGCAAAGTTACTTTGTACATACTCTTTATAGTCTTCTTCTCCCATAACATAATAAGCTTCTTCATGTTCATTCTCTTTGAGCGAGTTGTACAGACGCATTGCCTCAGCTTCCTTCACCCCTACACCTTTGTAATAAATAATATAGTCTGATTTCTTTCCTTGCTTGAGCATATACCATTCTTGAACAGCAAGTAACCCTTTGGAAAATTGATAATGAATGATGCTATCATTTTGGGATACCTTTGTGATGTATGATTTCTTATCTGAATAATCTCTATCGATCTGATCATCGGCTTGAGTAGCAAAAGATTTCTGATTGATGTATTTTTCGGGAGTCACTGTAATAAACCGAAAATCAGTATCTTCATTTTCGTGCGTGTACAAAACAATATGAGAAGGGTATTCGCGCTCTTGCAGCCCCGTTCTTGCCTCAATTGTCAATAGAGAATCCCCCGAATGGTAAGCTTGAAGATGAGTAGATTCTCCACTTCCGCAAGAGGTAACCAACAAAGCAGAGAGCAGTGTAGCCCCAACACCTATATAATATCGCATAGTTCTTATCTTTTTTTGAGTTTCTATAAAGGTACAATTAAGTAAACACAAAAAAACTCTTAGCAAGCATTTTTACTAAGAGTTTCTATTTACCTTTTATACCTTATTATTCTTCATTCAAGCGAATAGAAGACACAAAATAGTCGTAGTTTTCATCCAAACTATCTTTATCTGACACAACAGCTATTTGGTAAAACCTCCCTTTATACATTAAATTGAGCATCTTTACATAATTGATTGCCTCATTCTGTTCATTCTCTGAAGGTTTCTCTGTTACCTTATATTCAAACTCATAAGCAGACAAACCATTGTATTCTATCGGATTAATCTTAACTTCCCCCTCTTCTATCTTATTCAGGTATAGTTTAAGATACTCATCGGCTTTACCATTGATCTCATATACAAAGATAAAAGCAAAAGAAGAGACCACCTCGGTGGGTTTGCTAGAATAGGCATGTGTAAGTCTTCGAATGTCATAATCCCAATTATTCTCAAAAGCAATAACCGATTTATTCACTACCATATTAAACTCAGCAGGAATAACTAAGTCAATATCTTTGTATACCCTAAGCCCCTCGTGGGTTTCAATAAAGCTAGGCAGTGCATATTCATTTTCCCGAATGGAATTGTATAAACGTACAGCTTCTTCTTTATTAATATTTTGCCCACTATAAAAGATATTATAATAATAATCTTTGCAGTGCTTCATCATATACCAATCATCGGTATCTGCTGAACCCTTAGAGTATTTATAATGACGGATGCTATCATCTCCCTCTACAAACTGAAGTTTGTGATTCCCTTGTGCATTACGTTCATCTACCTCTTTTGTAACCAAGTCCACATAGGAAATAGATGAATCGGGGATGACTTTCCGAATCAAAATCATATTGGCATAATCAGGATTATCTTTATTCTCGTGTTGTAGCAGAATGCGTAAGGGCTCATCTACTATTTTTTCATAAGCACGAGAAGCATTAAAAGAGAATGTAGAGTCGATGGCATGATAAGTTTGTAACTCTCCCTCACCCTCTTGACCTAATGTTCCTTTACAAGCACTTAAAGTAAGAGTCGCCAATAGATAGATGGCTAAAAGTATATTTTTGGGCATAAATAGTTCTTATTACATATAAAACTGATGTTTATTCAGCATAAATTGTTCTGTACTGCTAAAGTAATCATTTTAGCTATATTAACATAGTTTTATAAAAAGAAACTTTTTAAAATATTTGTTTTTAACAATTCAATATGAAGATTGGGCTATCTTATTTTATATCTCTGAGTTCTTTTCCTTTTAATAAGGCATAAAGCGTATGTTTGGGTGAGCCAATAGCTTGAGCAGTATAGATGCCCGTATGTCCCGAAAACAGATAAGCCGTTACGCAGGCTAAGCCAAGCCATATTCCTGCTTCTGCCCCAAACAACTCTATACCCATCAGAGTACATGCTATGGGGGTATTGGTAGCTCCTGCAAAAACAGCCACGAAACCCATACCCGCTAACAGCCCCATAGGCAAGGGAATAATACCAAATAGGGCACTACCCAATGTTGCACCAATGAAGAACAGAGGAGTAACTTCTCCGCCTTTAAACCCTACACCCAATGTAAAGGTTGTTAATACTATTTTCAGTAAGAAAACATACCCTTCTTGTTGTGTGGTAAAAGATTCTACGATAGTGGGTACACCTAAACCTATAAATTTGGTTGTGCCCATTAAAGCGATGATAATTACCAAGATACCTCCACCTATTACAGGACGGAGGGGTGCGTATGAAACATACTTTTTAGCCAACTGCGACCAAAATCGAACCATCTTAGAAAAGAGCATTGCTGCTAAACCAAACAAGATGCCTACAAGTAAAACAGAAGCTATGTGGAGGGGTGAAATTTCTGGTATAACACCTATTTCATAGTGCGTATGGGCAACACACCACAATGAGTGACAGGTATAGTGTGCAGCAATGGCGGCCATAAAGCTGGGAAAAATGGCTTCGTACCGTATTCTGCCAACAACAAGTACCTCTAGTGCGAATACTGCGCCTGCAAGTGGTGTTCCAAAAACAGAGGCAAAACCAGCACTTACTCCTATAATTATCATAATTCGTCTATCTCTTTTCTTAAAATGAAGCCAAGAAGAGAGTTTATCGCTGATAGCCCCACCCATCTGCACAGCCGTTCCTTCTCGTCCTGCCGAACCCCCAAAGAGATGGGTTAATACTGTTCCTATAAAGACCAACGGAGCCATGCGAAAGGGAATGATATTTTTGGGATGATGAATCTCTTCGATCAGATAGTTATTCCCCTTATCAGAACCTTTGCCGTAATAGTGATAAAGTAAACCGATTACCAAGCCTGCTAAAGGAAGCAAGGCAATGATCCATAAGTGTGATTCTCTATAATCGGTTGCCCAGTTTAGGGAAACAAGTAAGGCAGCCGATGCTGAGCCTACTAAGAATCCCACCAAACTAGCTACTAATCCCCACTTTAGTAAATAAATGAATAAGGGTATTTGCTCCAATCTATTCCAATAATTTAGGTTTGACATCTTGTCCATCGGGTTTATCCTTTTTAAAAGTTATAATATAGCAGCGAAGAAAGAGGATACTTATCGGCGAAGAAAGAAAATAAAGGGCATAAAAAAACCACTCCCAATAACTTACGTCCTAAGTATCATATCTCGCGGTTATGAGTATGATATCGTAGGAACTATCAGCTATTATTAGCGGTTTATGACAGGGAAGTTCCATTCCCTATTTGCTTTGCAAAAATAGAAAAGCTTTTTTAATCTCACAAATTATCGATTCTTAAAATGAGTAAAATAGAACAATCCTTTTCTCTTTTTAAAATCATCTCTTTCTTTTGCTACAACCATGAGTTTATTCGATCAGGGTTAAGACAGTGTCTTGTCGGTGTCAAAGCATCATCATGTCGGTGTCATGATATTTTGCCTCCTTGACAACCAAACACTTACATTATTCATTTTTTATCCTAAATGTATTTACTTCCTTCTCGAATACTAAGTTTGCTCATCGCATCTCCATGTTGGTTTATGAAGCTCCTTACCCAATCCGAATCTGTTTTACTGTATTCTCGTAATATCCATCCGATGGCTTTTTGCACAAAGAAATCGGGATGATTTGTATTGTTCAAAATGACCTCGGACAGCAATTCTAAATCTGTTTCTTCTTTTAAAGATAATTGATAGGCGATGGCTGCTCGCCGCAACCATTTATTATCATCTAAACTCCATGCTCGCATACGCTTTTTTAGTCTAGGATCTGCTTGTACCATACTAGCTATAACGATATACAATGAATCTACACTATCCCACCACGACTTCGTTGTAATCAGCTTTTCAATAGACTCTAAATCTTTAGAAACAAGAAGTGGAGTAACCCGATGTAAGTAATCACAGGCTACATATTGAAGTTCACGATACGGACAATCCCAACATTTCTGTATCAAGCACCAATCAACTACTTCATGATATTTTGCTTCTTGGAATAGAGGTTTGGCAATTTTACGACGTTCGGGAGTGGCAATACCTAAAAACGAAAACTGATTTCGCATATACTTTTCCATCTGTGCAGCTCTCTCTTTATCTTGTACTGCTTGATATTGCTTGAGTAAACTATTAAAATTCATCCTATTAATATTTAGAGGAGAAGAGATATAAAACAAAAACTACCTTCATTTATCTGTTTGAGGTAAAAGAAGATAGTTTTTATACTTAAATAGTTGAGATAAAATGCGTGGGTTTCTACTTGGAGTGGTTGTAAATCAACAACCCAATTAATCCGATAGATGCGAATACAGCAAATAAAAACGGACGTAATGGAATCCAAGAAAGCAAATAAAGTACCACTGAAAGTACAATGACTATCAAGGCAAATAATGTAAGAGATTTTTCTTTGGGATTCATATTATTTTATCTTTAAAATGAATTTATAAATTTATAAAAAATAAGGTAGAACACAGCCCTTATGTTTATAAAAATCAAGCTCATGTCTTATATTAAAGGATATTCATCACTTCTTCCCAGTTATTAGCTCTCTCGTAAGATGGGTTTTGGATGTAGATATTGTGAGGTTGAGTAAATATAATTTTCCTGCCCTCAAAGTAGTTTAAGTTTTTAGGGTGATCATCGAGCATTATATCTCCCTTGATTACATCTTTTCGACCACACAACACAATCTGTTTCCAATTTATAAACGGAAAATGCTTGTGCATCCATTTTAGTTTTTCAGTTGGACTATTAGGAAATTCCGTTGCCGAAGAGACAATCAGCAAGTTGTATTTATCATTGAGGTACCGAAGTCCCTGAACACATCCTGGTATCAAAGGTGCTGTTTGAAAGAATCTTGGTCGATGTACATAAGCATAACCATCTTCAAAGGCTTCACTTTCCATTTTACCATAAAGCGACTCTATCTTGTGTTTTATTCCTTTTTCTTCATATTCTATTTTGAGTAACTGTGCATAGACATCTGCTAGCACACCATCCATATCAACTAA is part of the Bacteroides coprosuis DSM 18011 genome and harbors:
- a CDS encoding hypothetical protein (KEGG: zpr:ZPR_4398 asp_protease~SPTR: Putative uncharacterized protein;~IMG reference gene:2504107387) — translated: MTFLGVFTLLLFYSCKSPHWGKSIVQPCTIPLDSNSIHLISSDEYLWDTGCVYSLLLDADSLDTTFRTVSHRLLSDANGRLKRGKLYMHAQIKVGALEIDHAVFAHLPLKAIPEQVVHQYFPKGIIGMNIISSANWFFNLDQNSLSVYPPDSIPSFLKEQKTIELHYSNPKQPTVKLSIHGKEFKVMIDTGSNTYLSLTAKNIRRLNKVLTPSKIESEELMSLFDKRKPTQVYYYDEAQINHLKVYPLIVLESKFNHLGMGFFHQFQSFFIDTQNQVIYLFPKSILTLPAD
- a CDS encoding hypothetical protein (KEGG: sso:SSO1729 hypothetical protein~SPTR: Putative uncharacterized protein;~IMG reference gene:2504107388) encodes the protein MKIEITIPELEQFIQSYFKVSIDIEYSDFNKVKVSYMTTFKINVLHVDDYSVLFGYKINPLTHLVVRGTKFFMKEKFKSDVLQWNVAKKEIQLNLKEIIGLKGFLNIYRIHSFEIFDNKVILEMVI
- a CDS encoding glycosyl transferase family 9 (COGs: COG0859 ADP-heptose:LPS heptosyltransferase~InterPro IPR002201~KEGG: fjo:Fjoh_1715 ADP-heptose:LPS heptosyltransferase-like protein~PFAM: Glycosyl transferase, family 9~SPTR: ADP-heptose:LPS heptosyltransferase-like protein;~IMG reference gene:2504107389~PFAM: Glycosyltransferase family 9 (heptosyltransferase)), which gives rise to MKKEINALRKKILYSLTKHIGTSIHKNDLSALQASGKPIRILINRPNSRLGNLLMITPLLQEIEDVFPQAKVDLFVRGGVASILYKNYNQVDHILTLPGKPFKNLYKYLKSWFKIRKEHYDLVLNTMPDSSSGRLSTFFARATYRSFGESDAALEQKYPDYRHMAKYPVYNFRQIIHNEKVKNIPELSLNLSTEEIHRGEEIYRSLVKNNKPTLFFYTYATGKKCFTKEWWKQFYNQLEQTFPEYNLIEVLPKENISQIDFKAASYYSKNLREMSAVLSCGALFLTADCGVMHLASASRIPTLALFNITPIEVYRPYNVGSKAVNSGEVSVTEILKLMQEMLIE
- a CDS encoding hypothetical protein (IMG reference gene:2504107390), whose amino-acid sequence is MCLFELKFEYQRGFYFSLVLVKRLYGYNNLIFVKCIGRNKVKFVSEI
- a CDS encoding hypothetical protein (KEGG: dre:100334074 zinc finger protein 300-like~SPTR: Putative uncharacterized protein;~IMG reference gene:2504107391); this encodes MNKLYSICPYCGSKNIHLLSKSVSSAMATSEPIFETLNLVPYAHSTISILKCYNCGHQCELENKKTESYNTPIQSSIHKKGLKKELYVCMNCGKESLLGATPFCTSCGKPLTDQEKVTTSPKRLGQGVQLNALWITFLFVLIGLVVFAYVYWIY
- a CDS encoding hypothetical protein (KEGG: dya:Dyak_GE19575 GE19575 gene product from transcript GE19575-RA~SPTR: Putative uncharacterized protein;~IMG reference gene:2504107392), which codes for MTNEQLNKLAKLRQLARKHELSFSDFKEEIFKANQDQEFYFQLNGKENIDLCEYIEELNKLRLFCHK
- a CDS encoding hypothetical protein (KEGG: gfo:GFO_3050 TonB-dependent outer membrane receptor~SPTR: Putative glycosyl transferase;~IMG reference gene:2504107393), yielding MRYYIGVGATLLSALLVTSCGSGESTHLQAYHSGDSLLTIEARTGLQEREYPSHIVLYTHENEDTDFRFITVTPEKYINQKSFATQADDQIDRDYSDKKSYITKVSQNDSIIHYQFSKGLLAVQEWYMLKQGKKSDYIIYYKGVGVKEAEAMRLYNSLKENEHEEAYYVMGEEDYKEYVQSNFAIRSDYKLMQDKTFISMTNRMDTKNKLQAAYVMMLSDKPIEILNITVFRADEDEAAFTENYLKSLKESGITCQSTQFQDRNAIEFETLQLEAPEPQNNVYVKGLNFMYKGSWYQISITGVKDSIDTEFTKVIEAVRLI
- a CDS encoding hypothetical protein (KEGG: mst:Msp_0942 hypothetical protein~SPTR: Putative uncharacterized protein;~IMG reference gene:2504107394) codes for the protein MPKNILLAIYLLATLTLSACKGTLGQEGEGELQTYHAIDSTFSFNASRAYEKIVDEPLRILLQHENKDNPDYANMILIRKVIPDSSISYVDLVTKEVDERNAQGNHKLQFVEGDDSIRHYKYSKGSADTDDWYMMKHCKDYYYNIFYSGQNINKEEAVRLYNSIRENEYALPSFIETHEGLRVYKDIDLVIPAEFNMVVNKSVIAFENNWDYDIRRLTHAYSSKPTEVVSSFAFIFVYEINGKADEYLKLYLNKIEEGEVKINPIEYNGLSAYEFEYKVTEKPSENEQNEAINYVKMLNLMYKGRFYQIAVVSDKDSLDENYDYFVSSIRLNEE
- a CDS encoding Cl- channel voltage-gated family protein (COGs: COG0038 Chloride channel protein EriC~InterPro IPR001807~KEGG: fjo:Fjoh_2371 Cl-channel, voltage-gated family protein~PFAM: Chloride channel, voltage gated~SPTR: Putative uncharacterized protein;~IMG reference gene:2504107395~PFAM: Voltage gated chloride channel); translated protein: MDKMSNLNYWNRLEQIPLFIYLLKWGLVASLVGFLVGSASAALLVSLNWATDYRESHLWIIALLPLAGLVIGLLYHYYGKGSDKGNNYLIEEIHHPKNIIPFRMAPLVFIGTVLTHLFGGSAGREGTAVQMGGAISDKLSSWLHFKKRDRRIMIIIGVSAGFASVFGTPLAGAVFALEVLVVGRIRYEAIFPSFMAAIAAHYTCHSLWCVAHTHYEIGVIPEISPLHIASVLLVGILFGLAAMLFSKMVRFWSQLAKKYVSYAPLRPVIGGGILVIIIALMGTTKFIGLGVPTIVESFTTQQEGYVFLLKIVLTTFTLGVGFKGGEVTPLFFIGATLGSALFGIIPLPMGLLAGMGFVAVFAGATNTPIACTLMGIELFGAEAGIWLGLACVTAYLFSGHTGIYTAQAIGSPKHTLYALLKGKELRDIK
- a CDS encoding DNA alkylation repair enzyme (COGs: COG4912 DNA alkylation repair protein~InterPro IPR014825~KEGG: sgo:SGO_1207 DNA alkylation repair enzyme~PFAM: DNA alkylation repair enzyme~SPTR: DNA alkylation repair enzyme;~IMG reference gene:2504107396~PFAM: DNA alkylation repair enzyme); its protein translation is MFYISSPLNINRMNFNSLLKQYQAVQDKERAAQMEKYMRNQFSFLGIATPERRKIAKPLFQEAKYHEVVDWCLIQKCWDCPYRELQYVACDYLHRVTPLLVSKDLESIEKLITTKSWWDSVDSLYIVIASMVQADPRLKKRMRAWSLDDNKWLRRAAIAYQLSLKEETDLELLSEVILNNTNHPDFFVQKAIGWILREYSKTDSDWVRSFINQHGDAMSKLSIREGSKYI
- a CDS encoding ABC-type branched-chain amino acid transport system (KEGG: mag:amb0424 ABC-type branched-chain amino acid transport systems~SPTR: ABC-type branched-chain amino acid transport systems;~IMG reference gene:2504107397), whose product is MNPKEKSLTLFALIVIVLSVVLYLLSWIPLRPFLFAVFASIGLIGLLIYNHSK
- a CDS encoding 5'(3')-deoxyribonucleotidase (COGs: COG4502 conserved hypothetical protein~InterPro IPR010708~KEGG: zpr:ZPR_2748 5'(3')-deoxyribonucleotidase~SPTR: Putative uncharacterized protein;~IMG reference gene:2504107398~PFAM: 5' nucleotidase, deoxy (Pyrimidine), cytosolic type C protein (NT5C)), whose product is MKTLLVDMDGVLADVYAQLLKIEYEEKGIKHKIESLYGKMESEAFEDGYAYVHRPRFFQTAPLIPGCVQGLRYLNDKYNLLIVSSATEFPNSPTEKLKWMHKHFPFINWKQIVLCGRKDVIKGDIMLDDHPKNLNYFEGRKIIFTQPHNIYIQNPSYERANNWEEVMNIL